The DNA window CAGATCTATGAAGATCAACGCCTGAAAAACTATGTCAGCCCGGAGTTCTGGGACAAAGGCATTACCGCGCTTAATCTTGGCTGGATGGCCAACGCCTGGAACAGCCACACCTCTTCGGTCGGCGGGTCGGATAACAGCAGCGCCTACCTTGGCGTCAACGCCGGTCTGTCGTGGGACGGCTGGCTGCTGAAGCATATCGGTAACCTGAACTGGCAGCAGCAGCAGGGTAAAGCGCACTGGAACAGCAACCAGACCTATCTCCAGCGGCCGATCCCGCAGATCAACTCCATCGTCAGCGGTGGGCAGATCTTTACCAATGGCGAATTTTTCGACACCATCGGTCTGCGTGGGGTCAACCTCGCCACTGATGACAATATGTTCCCGGACGGCATGCGCTCCTATGCCCCGGAAATTCGCGGCGTGGCGCAGAGCAACGCCCTCGTCACCGTGCGTCAGGGCAGCAACATTATCTATCAGACCACGGTTCCGCCGGGGCCGTTTACCCTGCAGGATGTCTATCCATCCGGCTATGGCAGCGATCTTGAAGTCTCGGTAAAAGAGGCGGATGGCTCGGTGGAAGTGTTCAGCGTGCCTTACGCCTCCGTTGCTCAACTGCTGCGTCCGGGCATGACCCGCTACGCGCTCTCCGCCGGTAAAGTGGACGACAGCGGGCTACGCAACAAGCCGATGCTCTATCAGGCGACCTGGCAGCACGGGATCAATAACCTGCTGACCGGCTACACCGGGGTCACCGGCTTTGACGACTATCAGGCCTTCCTGGTGGGCACCGGGATGAACACCGGGATCGGCGCGCTCTCTTTTGACGTCACCCATTCGCGGCTGAAGAGCGATACCCATGATGACTCGGGGCAGAGCTATCGCGCCACCTTTAACCGCATGTTCACCGATACCCAGACCAGCATCGTGCTGGCGGCGTATCGCTACTCGACGAAAGGTTATTACAACCTCAACGATGCGCTGTACGCCGTCGATCAGGAAAAAAACAGCCGCAGCAACTATACGCTGTGGCGGCAAAAAAACGGCATGACCTTCACGGTGAACCAGAACCTGCCGGAAGGCTGGGGCGGGTTTTATCTCAGCGGTCGTATTTCCGATTACTGGAACCGCTCCGGGACCGAGAAGCAGTATCAGGTCAGCTACAACAATTCGTTTGGTCGTCTCTCCTGGTCGGCGAGCGCCCAGCGCGTCTATACCCCGGACAGCTCCGGCCATCGCCGCGACGATCGCATTTCACTCAACTTCAGCTACCCGCTGTGGTTTGGCGATAACCGCACCGCCAACCTGACGTCGAACACCTCGTTCAACAACTCGCGCTTTGCCAGCTCGCAGATTGGTATCAATGGCTCGCTGGACAGTGAAAACAACCTTAACTACGGCGTGTCGACCACCACCGCCACCGGCGGTCAGCACGATGTGGCGCTCAACGGCAGCTACCGTACGCCATGGACCACCCTCAACGGCAGCTACAGCCAGGGCGAAGGGTATCGTCAGAGCGGCATTGGCGCCAGCGGGACGATGATCGCCCACAGCGGCGGCGTGGTGCTCTCGCCGGAAAGCGGCTCGACGATGGCGCTGATTGAAGCCAAAGACGCGGCCGGCGCCATGCTCCCGGGATCGCCGGGCACCCGCGTGGACAGCAACGGTTACGCCATCCTGCCGTATCTGCGCCCGTACCGGATCAACGCCGTCGAGATCGACCCGAAAGGCAGCCATGACGACGTGGCCTTCGATCGCACTGTGGCGCAGGTTGTGCCGTGGGAAGGCAGCGTGGTTAAGGTGGCGTTCGGCACCACGGTGCAGAACAACCTCACCCTGCAGGCGCGCCAGGCGAACCATGAGCCGCTGCCGTTCGCGGCGAGTATTTTCTCCCCCGACGGCAAGGAGATCGGCGTCGTCGGTCAGGGCAGCATGATGTTCATCAGCGATGCGAACGCCAAACGCGCGATTGTGAAGTGGAGCGGCGGGCAGTGTTCGGTGGATCTGGGACAGCAAACAACAAAGGATAGCGTATGTCGCTGAGGAAATTACTGACGCTTTTTATCGTCTTAATGGCGCTGGGCACCACCTCGTCCTGGGCCGTCTGTACGCGTCTCTCTTCGCCAACGGTGATGCTGGACATGGTGGTGGGCAGGGTGGTGGTGCCCCCGGATCTGCCGGTGGGCTCGGTGATCCTCACCCGCGACTGGACGATGAGCGCCCCGGGCGGGGCGAGCTATCGCTGTACCTCCGGCACCAACCGCTTCGCGGCGAAGATCGTCTCGCCAGGGGCCACCGATCTTGGGAATAAAATTTATTCCACCAACGTGCCGGGGATTGGTATGCGTTTCAGCCGCGGCGGCGCGACGGTGAATATCGTCTATCCCGACGTCTATTCGTCCCGAGTGTATAACACCACCAACTATTCCCTTGAAGGGTCACGTTTTACGCTGGAGATTATCAAAACCGCGGCAACCACCGGCAGCGGCACCCTCGCGGCGGGAAAATACACCTCCTATGACTGGGAGAGCGGCGGCAACCCGATCCTCGAAACCTATCTGAGCGCCAATGCGATCACCGTGGTCTCGCCCTCCTGTTCGGTACTGAGCGGGAAAAATATGAATGTTGATGTGGGCGCCATCAGACGCACTGACCTGAAAGGGGTGGGCACCACCGCGGGCGGGAAGGATTTTAATATCGATCTGCAGTGCAGCGGCGGCCTGAGTGAAACGGGATACGCCAACATCAGCACCTCTTTTTCCGGCACCCTGGCGACCAGCACCACCGCCACCATGGGCGCCTTGCTGAATGAAAAGGCCGGCAGCGGGATGGCGAAAGGCGTCGGCATCCAGGTGCTGAAGGATGGATCCCCGCTGCAGTTTAATAAGAAATATACCGTTGGCCGCTTGAATAATCAGGAGACCCGCTACATCACCATCCCGCTGCACGCGCGCTTTTATCAGTATGGCCCGACGACCAGCACCGGCGAGGTGGAGTCGCATATGATCTTTAACCTGACGTACGATTAATACGGGAGGGGGAATGAAGGGATTGCCGAAACATACTATCGCGTGGTTGCTGCTCTGCGGCAGCCTCGCCGCCCCCTCGGCGTGGGGTTTCGAGACCAATTATGATCGCGGACGGGTCGATTTTGCCGGGCGGGTGACGGATATTTCCTGCAGCGTCGCGCTCAATGGCGGCCAGCATGCCGGCAGCGGCAACGTCTGGCTGGCGCCGGTCAGCCTGGCGGAAGTGCACGATCGCGGGGCCGGCGCGTTTATGAAGCCGCAGCCTTTTACCCTGGCGCTGTCAAACTGCCAGCTGCGTCATGACGGCGGCGCCGCCTCGCAGGACGAGGTGCGGCGAGTCAGCGTTCGCTGGGTCGACGGTTTTTTACTGACGGCGGTCGGTAATGAGAACGCGGGCTATCTGGCCAATACCTTGCCAGACGGAGCGCAGAATATTTATCTGGCGCTGTCGACCAATGATAATAATACGCTGGATAAGAGTAATAAAATTGTCCCTGCGGACCCGCAGCAAAATCAGGTGCATTTGCAGGAACGCGCGGTCAGCGGCGGCCTGTTCACCTATTATGTGGGCTACGTTTCGCCGACGCCGAAAAGCGCCACCAGCGGGCCAATTACCAGCTGGGCTACGTGGGAATTAGTTTATAATTAAGCGAGACGAAAAAGCCGGGCAAGCCCGGCTTTTTTATATGACAATATCGTCGGCAACCAGTTGTTCAATGCTGACTTCCTGCCAGTAATGCCCCTGAATAGCAAACCACTCCATACCCTGCAGCCATTTTTTATGGGCTTCGCTTTCCACACCTTCAATAATCACGTTGTGATGATTGCGGGATAAAAAGGTGACCAGCGCATCCATCAGCTGACGGCCGGACTCTTTGCGCATCAGATGCCAGAAAAAATCTTTATCAATTTTGACATAGTCAAAATGATAACCGCTGATGGCGTTTATCCCCGCGTAGCCAGAGCCGAAGTCGTCGAGCCACAGCGAGGTATCCTGCGGGCTTTGCCAGGCGGCGAGGGAATTATTCAGAAGTTTCTCGGCGTTTTCGGTCACTTCAAAATGGACGCAGGTCAGGGTGGCAATTTTCTCTTTTATTTCCTTCTGGCGTAGCAGATTCAGGATATGGTCATCGACGTTAATGGTGGCGGAAATATGGTTACGTAAAAACCATGCTTTATGCTGTTCAATCAACGCCAGTTGCTCGAGAAAAATACGTTCACGAACCGCCGCGGTGGCATGGCGGAAAAAATATTCTGGCGAAACGGGAAGATTATCGAAGCGGCTTAAGCATTCAACTGCGACTAAGGTACCTTGTGGGGAAAACATTTTCTGAAAGACGTAGCGTACAGCGATATCATTACGAGATAAAATGTTGTCTTCGAATATTTTAGTGTTCATTATCCCTCTTCACGAGGTTAGTCAGACAATAAGCAGAGGATAGACTAATTATAGGCTACCTGATGGTTAATGGGAATGGCAGGAAATGTAAATCAACAGCGAATAAGTACGCTTTATCCGCTATTGATTTACCGCTGTATAATTTAACATTGATGAAGGGCGGCAATACGCTGGTTCATCGTGCGGGAATTATCAATGCCCAGCTTTTGCATGATATGGATACGATGGCTGTGGACCGTTTTATGGGCAATGCCGAGCAGGGCGGCAATACGCTTATTATTATTGTTGGCAATCAGCAGTTCGAGGATCTGGCACTCCCGCGGCGACAGCTGTTTGCGCAATCGTCGCGGCGGCGGTTCGCTGGCGCCCTTCGCGCGCTGGATAATGGAAGTAAACATAGATAGCGGTGAGTTTTCGCTAATAATCATGGCATTATCGACAGTTATCAACTCTCGGCATAGCCCGGCAATGTCGCTTTTTACCATCAGCACCGGCTGCTGGCAGCGCTGCAGGGAAAGGCGGAGCGCATTCAGCAGATCAAGGATTCTGATGGCAGAAATATCCTTATTAATTAAATTGAAAATAACCGTTTGGGCCACAGGCAGATGTTTTCTCTGGATAACATCGTCATAGCCAAAACGGGTGGCATTTTCATGACTATCAATAAGGTAGTGATAGATTGAGTGACCAATGAGATTATCATTGGTGTACAGCAATATACTTTCCAAGGGTATCAGATTCTCTTTTTGCGCTTGGCTTCTAAGATCAGGTCCAGCAGAATCTTCTCTATTCTGCGCTGGTCGTCGAGATGACGGAACTTAAACTGGCAGGATATCTGATAGTAATTTTCGCTCTCTTCATTGGGATTGTCGAGGGTGATAATAATGACATTTTTTACCACCAGGTCGATGGTGATCTCGCCATATTCCGCCAGCATCAGTACGGCATTTTTCAGCAATGCGTTATGACTGAGAAATTTCAGGTTCGGCGTTTTGGTCATCAGCGCGCAACCGCCGTCCGAAATGTCTTTGATGTCGAAAAGATAGTTTTCGCCATTTTTATGGCGCCCGCGGCAATAAAAGTCATGCTCATGGCGTAAACGAAAGCGGGGATCGCGGCGACGCTGCACGACCTGCAGGCATTCAGGCAAGGAAAAGGCGTAGCGGATACCTTTATCGACACCGCTATTGTCATGTTTTGTCAGGGCTGCATTAAACTCTATTTTCCCTGAATCGCTATGCAGTAGAAAACGAATTTTATGACCTGGTGGGATTTTGCGATGGGTCTGAATATGGAACTCGGCAAAGTCCACGCGCGTCAGTTGGGTTATGATACTGGTGTTGTTAAAAAATATTTCAATTTCAGTACGTTTGCGCAACTCCTCTCTGAAAATAGCAATAATTTCATACTTACTGGTCTTTATCGTTCCCTCTGTCATAGGCTTCCCTTGTAAATAGTTGTCGTGAGGCGTTTGATTTTTCTTATAGCAATAGCAACATTCTGATTGGGTTAATCAGATGTTTTTATGAGCGTTTGATGTTATTGACTATCTTTGCAGCCAGATTGATATGTATAAACTTGGAATTCGATATTGTGTTTCCTGTAATCAAGAGTTTCAAATTTTGGTCATGACAAAAACGACAACGGCCTCCAAGCTGGAGACCGGTCGAAGGAAAAAACTTAAGTTTAATTAACGGGGATAATGAGAAAACGATCGTCGATCATGCCCCATTTGTAGGATCTATAGTGCCAGCAGTGTTGAGGTTTTTCCAGGCAAATATTGAGGAGGGAAGTCGTTCCCTCCATTTAGCCTGAGGGGTCAGGAATGCGCGCGATTGGCGATATTATCCAGGATGCGTAGCGCATCCGCTGGCAGAACCAGCCCGGCGGCGGCAATATTTTCCGCCAGGTGCGTGCGGGATGAGGTGCCGGGGATCAGCAGAATATTGGGCGCGCGCTGGAGTAGCCAGGCGAGGGCGACCTGCATCGGCGTCGCCTCAAGCGAGGCCGCGACCTCGTTCAGCTCCTGCGCCTGCAGCGGGGTAAAACCGCCCAGCGGGAAGAAGGGGACCCAGGCGATGTGCTGGGCGGCCAGCGCATCCACCAGCGCGTCGTCGGCGCGATGGGCAATGTTATAGAGGTTTTGCACGCAGACGATAGGCGTCATTTTCTGCGCATCCGCCACCTGCTTTGCCGTCACGTTGCTAAGGCCAATATGGCGGATCAACCCTCGCGCCTTCAGCTCCTGCAGGGTGGCGAGCGGCGCCTCCAGCGACCCCTCCACCGGGCCGTGGGGGCTCAGCATACTGCGCAGGTTCACCACCTCCAGCACGTCGAGCCCCAGGTGACGCAAATTGTCCTCGACGGCCTGGGTCAGTTCAGCAGGCGACATGGCCGGCAGCCAGTTGCCTTTTTCGTCACGGCGGGCGCTGACCTTGGTGACAATGCACAAATCGTCGGGGTAGGGGTGAAGCGCTTTGCGGATCAGCTGATTGGTCACATGGGGGCCATAGAAATCCGAAGTATCGATATGGTTTACCCCAGCTTCGACGGCGGCCTGCAGCACGCGCACCGCTTCTTCAGGATCTTTCGGCGGGCCGAAGACGCCGGGGCCGGCCAGCTGCATGGCCCCGTAACCCAACCGATAGACCTGGCGATCGCCGAGCGTGCCGCGACCGGATAAGGTGACACTGGACATAGGAACTCTCCTCACGGTGGCTAAGCCGTAAGTGTAATGCGCTCACAAGGAAGGGAAGGGCGAGAATGTTGTCAGAATGTGCGACAGCGGCTCAGGCAAGCCGCTGTCGCCGGAGGCAGTTTAGCCGAAGAACATCACGGAGACGCAGAGCAGGCCGACCACCAGAGTGATGGCGTTCCCCACCGAGCGATACGGCTTCAGCGCCGGGATAAGCCAGGTTGACAGCGTGGGCATGATAAACAGGATCATGGCGATAAGCGGTCCGCTGATGGCGTAGATCATCGAGATCGCATTCGGGTTGATAAAGCACACCGCAAAGGTGAAGGCGGAGACCAGCATGATCGACATCGCGCGGTTGAAGGCGCGGCTCTTGCGCACGCCCATCAGGCCCAGCGAGCTTTTGACGATTTCGCTGGCGCCTTCAATGACCCCGAAGTAGGTGCCGAGAAAGGATTTCGACATGGCGACCACGGCGACGATAATGCCGGTCACCGCCAGCCAGCCCGGCGCGCCCGGCACCATCGACAGGGCGGAGAGGATAGTCACCCCCTGATCGCGGGCGGTCTCAATATAGGTCGCCGGGATAGCCAGCAGGCAGCTGAAGACGAAAAACAGCACGCTGGCGCAGATGATGGTGTAGGCCACCTTCATGATTTTTTTGCATTTACCCATGGCCAGGTCGCCGTGTTTCTCCTGCTGGTCGATAGCAAAAGTTGAGATGATCGGCGTATGGCTAAAAGCGAAAACCATCACGGGTATGGAGATCCAGACCTGGTGGAGCGTCTGCGAGCTGAACTGCATCTGGCTGGTGAGATGTTCCGGATGCCAGTCGCGAATTAAATAGAGGGAGAGAAACAGAAAGCAGGCGATGAGCGGGAAGACCAGAAAGCCCATCACCTTGATGGTGATCTGCCGGCCCATGAGAAAGATCAGATTAAGGACCAGCACCACGCCAAGACTCAGCAGCGCGCGTAGCGCAGGCGTCATCGGCGTGTGATGCGCCACCTGCTCGGCCAGCGAGTTGGTGATGGCCACGGCGTAGATCAGCACGACCACAAAGAAGGCGAGGAAATAGAGGCCGGTGATCAGGTTGCCAATTTTCTTACCATAGTAGTGATTGACTGCGCCGGTGATCCCGGTTCCCGGCGCGATATTGGCCGAGAGAATAAACTGGCTCAGCGCTTTGTGAGGCCAGTAGGTGAGCGGCCAGGCGACCAGCGCGGTGATGAAAAGGACGATGGCGCCAGCCGAACCCAGCTGGATCGGTAGAAATAGCGTCCCAGCGCCTACTGCAGTGCCATATAAGGCAAAACTCCATAGAGTTTCTTCTTTAGACCAAATTTTAGACATTATGCGACTTTATCAACCGTCAAACCAAAAAAAAGGAGTGCAATTTACCATATTTATGGTTCATCTGTTGCGATAGTTTTTGGTGATAAAGTCGCGGCGGATCGCGAAGGATCCGCCGCGGGGCTAGCCGCGTGCCGCCTGGCGCGGGCGGCGGTGTCGGATCACGCGCTCGCGCAGGGTGTCCCAGACCCAGTTAAACGCCATGGTGTAGGGCAGGAAGAAGAGCATGAAGCCGATCTCCAGCATAAACGCCTGCAGTAGCGATACCCCCAGCACGATAGCCACCATGGTGACGCCGATGATAACAAAGCCGGTCTCGAAGCCGATCGCGTGCAGCGCCCGCACTTTCAGCCGACGGGGGACGCGGGAGACCGGCCACAGGCGATCGAAAGCCGCGTTATAAATGATGTTCCATACCATCGCCAGGGTGGCGAGCAGAATGCTCAGCCCGCCCATCTCCACCACCGAACGCTGCATCAGCCAGGCGGCGGTGGGGGCGAGGATCAGCGTCGCCAGTCCTTCGAAGGTGATGGCGTGGATAACGCGTTCGGTGAGCGTCTTGCGCTGATGCGGGGTCTGTTGCATGGCGAGCTACCTCCAGTTTTAGCCTGAACAGGAAATTACCCGGCAGTTTATGGAAAAATATGATAAACAAAAGATAGAAACCATCGATAAAGTAGATACATCATGCGTTATTCACCGGAAGCGTTAACCGCCTTTGTCGAGGCCGTTGACAGCGGGTCGTTCTCCGCGGCCGCCCGTCGCCTGCGGAAAAGCCAGTCGACGATCAGTACCGCTATCGCCAACCTGGAGGCAGACCTCGGGGTGACCCTCTTCGATCGGGCAACGCGGCAGCCGACGCTGACGCCGCAGGGGGAGCAGGTGCTGAGCTATGTCAAAGCGATCCTCGCCGCCAGCGAGCGGCTGGATGAGCTGGCGGTGTCGCTGTCCGGCGAGACGGAGCCGCGACTGACCTTTGTGCTCTCGGACACCCTGCACCCGGACGTGCTGGAAGATCTGCTGGTGCAGTTTGACCGCCGCTTCCCTCATACCGAGTTTGAGTGTTTGATTGGCGAAGATGAGGACGTGATCGATCTCCTGCAAAAATCCCGCGCCCAGGTGGGATTGATTGAGGCGAGAGAGCGCTACCCGACCGATATCGGCAGCACCCGCCTGCCGCTGCAGACGGCGATGGGCATTTACGTGGCGCCTGACCATCCGCTGGCGGCGCAGGGCAAGGTTGTCTGGGATGAGCTGCGCAGCTGGCGCGAGCTGCGTTTGAGCACCTTTCTGGCCAGCGCCACGGAGCCTGCCGCCGGGCAGGTCTGGTCGGCGCCAAACTACCTGCTGCTGCTCAGCATGGCGGTGCAGGGCTTCGGCTGGTGCATTCTGCCCTGCGCCCTGGTGGCGGAGTTTGCGCCGCAGGGCGGGCTGGTGGCGCTCGATATCCCCGGCTGGCCGCGGGCGATTTCGGTGGATCTGCTGTGGAATAAGAAAGCGCCGCCCGGGGCGGCGGGCAGCTGGCTGCGTCAGCATCTGCAGCGGCGTGAACGTTAACAAATGGCTAATTCTTTGTGATTGGCCTCACTTTTTTTAAACAATTACAAAGTTTTTTGATAACAATTATCTAGTATATCGCTGTTTCTTTGCGCAAAAGCACGGGCAGGGGTAGAGGATGAAGGATGTCGTGATCGTCGGGGCGCTGCGAACGCCGATTGGCTGCTTTCAGGGCGCGCTATCGCGCCATTCAGCCGTTGAGCTGGGTAGCGTGGTGGTGAAGGCGCTGGTGGAGAAGACGGGAATCGATCCGCAGAGCGTGGATGAGGTGATCCTCGGCCAGGTGCTGACCGCGGGAACCGGGCAAAACCCGGCCCGTCAGTCCGCTATTCGCGGCGGGTTGCCCAACACTGTATCGGCTATCACCATTAACGACGTCTGCGGTTCAGGTCTGAAAGCCCTGCACCTCGCCACCCAGGCCATCCAGTGCGGGGAGGCGGACGTGGTGATCGCCGGCGGCCAGGAGAACATGAGCCGCGCTCCGCATGTCCTCACCGACAGCCGCACCGGCGCCCAGCTGGGCAACAGCCAGCTGATTGACAGTCTGGTCCATGACGGCCTGTGGGACGCCTTCAACGATTACCATATGGGCGTCACGGCGGAAAACCTCGCCCGGGAATACGGCATCAGCCGCGAACTGCAGGACGCCTGGGCGCTCAGCTCGCAGCATAAGGCGCGCAAGGCGATTGATTCCGGACGCTTTCGCGATGAGATTGTCCCGGTCGTTACCGAGCATAACGGCGCGGCGCGCACCGTAGATACCGATGAACAACCGCGGGTGGATGCCAGCGCGGAAGGGCTGGCCAGCCTGCAGCCTGCCTTCGATCGTCTCGGATCGGTGACCGCCGGCAACGCATCCAGCATCAATGACGGCGCGGCGGCGGTGATGATGATGAGTGAGGCGAAAGCCGAGGAGCTGGGGCTGCCGATCCTCGCGCGGATCCGCGCCTTCGCCAGCGTCGGCGTCGATCCGGCGCTGATGGGCATCGCCCCGGTGCACGCCACCCGCCGTTGTCTGGAACGGGCCGGCTGGCGGCTGGACGACGTCGATCTGATCGAAGCCAATGAGGCCTTTGCCGCTCAGGCTATCTCCGTTGGCCGGGTACTGGAGTGGGATGAGCGACGGGTCAACGTCAACGGCGGCGCGATCGCCCTCGGCCACCCGATCGGCGCCTCCGGCTGCCGGATTCTGGTGTCGCTGGTGCATGAAATGATCAAGCGCGATGCGCGTAAAGGGCTGGCGACGCTGTGCATCGGCGGCGGTCAGGGCGTGGCGCTGGCGGTAGAGCGCGCGTAGCGCTGAATGTCGATTTCCATGGCCTCCTGCGGGAGGCCTTTTTTATGCGCCGCGCTTTGCCGACCCCCTCTTTTTTGCCGTATTTCCCTTCTCCCCATCGTCAATTTATTGAGCTCCGTCACGTCTTGTTGTGCCACCTTTTTTGAAACAAATAACTACGATCCTGGTCACTAAAACTGAGGTACTTAAAAAATAAAATAACGTTTCATAAAAACGAAATGACATTTTATTTATTATAAGGGGTACCCTATGTTAAAACGATCTCTGGTTCTGGCCGCCCTCTGCGGTATGTCTTTTGCGGCAACCGCGGTCACGATAGATTTACGTCATGAATTTATTGATGGCGGCAAGAGCGATAAAAGCAATGCCGACCGCGTCTCGGTATCCCACCGCTTCGCCAACGGGCTAGGCTTTACCGTGGAGGCCAAATGGCGTTCAGGCGGCGACAACGGTTCGCAACCCTATTCGGACGTGGTGGGCAACGGCCATGAAGACACCATCAGCTGGCGCTGGAAAGCGACGTCGAACCTTTTCCTCACCCCCGGGTTTACCATAGAGAGCAACGACAGCCGCTCCATTTACAAGCCGCATCTGCACGTACAGTACAGTTTCGACAATGGCTTCTATGTCGCCGCTCGCTATCGCTATGAGTACACCCGCTATCCGAACGATGCCGGTAAAGATGATGACAAGGTGAATCGCGGCGACGCGTGGGCCGGGTTTGCCCTCGGCGACTGGCGCACCGAGCTGAACTATGTCTATGCCCGCAGTTCGGAAGGGGTGAACCGCAACGACAACAAACCCTACTCACAGGAATATAACGTGAAGGTAGCCTATAAGCTGGATAACAACTGGTCGCCGTATGGTGAAATTGGCAACGTCGGCGTGAATGACCGCAGCGATCGCCAGACCCGTTTCCGCGTCGGGGTGGCCTACTCGTTCTGATTTCCGCCAGACCCTCATCGTCTCTCTTCCCCGGCGCCGTCAGCCGGGGTTTTTTATGCGCCAAAGCGAGGGAACAAAAAAAGCCCTCCGCGAAGGAGGGCAAGGCCAGTTACAGAAAAACGTTCGCCGGGCTCAGGCGCTCAGCATCGGCGGATGGTCAGGTAATTTCGCGATATAGATGGCCGGCTTGCCGTCTTTATCGGAGCTGAACAGAATGGCGCTGTCATCCGGCGTAAACGAGGGGTGCGGGTGAGTCACCTGCCGGCTGTTGGCCACTGTCGCCCACGAGGTATCATGGCGCGCGACGCGGAAGTAGCGCTTCTCCGCCACGTTAAAGACGTAGAGATAAGGATCGTTATCAATGGAGTAGCCGCCGGTATCTTTGACATCGACCGGCGTGCCCGATCCATCGCCCACCAGCAGCGTGCCGTCGAAATTGCTCATCAGATGCGAGCAGGCGGGCATCGTCATCAGGGCCTCGTTGACGCCGCTTTCCGGATCAAAGCGATAGATCGTTCGCCCCTGCTGGCCTTTCAGATAGGAGACGTAGATCAGCGCTGAACCGTCCGGTACCCAGAATTCATGGGTGCAGCTTTCGCCCGGGGCATGCGCTTTGACTTTACGCACGTTGCTGCCATCTTCATTGACCAGCCACATGCGGGCGTCAACCAGATCGTGCGGCCCTTCATGGCAGAAGGCGACGGTATGGTCGTCGAAGGGACGATAGATCGGATGTCCCAGCCAGATTTTTTCCTCATGGATCACCTG is part of the Klebsiella quasipneumoniae subsp. quasipneumoniae genome and encodes:
- a CDS encoding multidrug/biocide efflux PACE transporter, with the protein product MQQTPHQRKTLTERVIHAITFEGLATLILAPTAAWLMQRSVVEMGGLSILLATLAMVWNIIYNAAFDRLWPVSRVPRRLKVRALHAIGFETGFVIIGVTMVAIVLGVSLLQAFMLEIGFMLFFLPYTMAFNWVWDTLRERVIRHRRPRQAARG
- a CDS encoding acetyl-CoA C-acetyltransferase, translating into MKDVVIVGALRTPIGCFQGALSRHSAVELGSVVVKALVEKTGIDPQSVDEVILGQVLTAGTGQNPARQSAIRGGLPNTVSAITINDVCGSGLKALHLATQAIQCGEADVVIAGGQENMSRAPHVLTDSRTGAQLGNSQLIDSLVHDGLWDAFNDYHMGVTAENLAREYGISRELQDAWALSSQHKARKAIDSGRFRDEIVPVVTEHNGAARTVDTDEQPRVDASAEGLASLQPAFDRLGSVTAGNASSINDGAAAVMMMSEAKAEELGLPILARIRAFASVGVDPALMGIAPVHATRRCLERAGWRLDDVDLIEANEAFAAQAISVGRVLEWDERRVNVNGGAIALGHPIGASGCRILVSLVHEMIKRDARKGLATLCIGGGQGVALAVERA
- a CDS encoding LysR family transcriptional regulator, translated to MRYSPEALTAFVEAVDSGSFSAAARRLRKSQSTISTAIANLEADLGVTLFDRATRQPTLTPQGEQVLSYVKAILAASERLDELAVSLSGETEPRLTFVLSDTLHPDVLEDLLVQFDRRFPHTEFECLIGEDEDVIDLLQKSRAQVGLIEARERYPTDIGSTRLPLQTAMGIYVAPDHPLAAQGKVVWDELRSWRELRLSTFLASATEPAAGQVWSAPNYLLLLSMAVQGFGWCILPCALVAEFAPQGGLVALDIPGWPRAISVDLLWNKKAPPGAAGSWLRQHLQRRER
- the ompK26 gene encoding KdgM family porin OmpK26 — its product is MLKRSLVLAALCGMSFAATAVTIDLRHEFIDGGKSDKSNADRVSVSHRFANGLGFTVEAKWRSGGDNGSQPYSDVVGNGHEDTISWRWKATSNLFLTPGFTIESNDSRSIYKPHLHVQYSFDNGFYVAARYRYEYTRYPNDAGKDDDKVNRGDAWAGFALGDWRTELNYVYARSSEGVNRNDNKPYSQEYNVKVAYKLDNNWSPYGEIGNVGVNDRSDRQTRFRVGVAYSF
- a CDS encoding oligogalacturonate lyase family protein, with product MAKGMRVKLNYHVSRDPDTGAEVTRLTPPEVTCHRNYFYQKCFFNDGSHLLFAGEFDGHWNYYLLNIASAEAVQLTEGAGDNTFGGFLSPDDKSLYYVKNDRTLLEVNLTTLAEREVYRVSEEWVGYGTWVANSDCSKLVGIEIAKSDWTPLNDWQIFHDFFHKGPHCRLLRVDLRSGESQVIHEEKIWLGHPIYRPFDDHTVAFCHEGPHDLVDARMWLVNEDGSNVRKVKAHAPGESCTHEFWVPDGSALIYVSYLKGQQGRTIYRFDPESGVNEALMTMPACSHLMSNFDGTLLVGDGSGTPVDVKDTGGYSIDNDPYLYVFNVAEKRYFRVARHDTSWATVANSRQVTHPHPSFTPDDSAILFSSDKDGKPAIYIAKLPDHPPMLSA